The DNA sequence tgattaatagatttttgcactttatttttttgtatttcaatccaattatattttaaaaatatttcagttgagtggatgatagaaaattgctattattgttttttctttgaagtaaatttagcccacttttgctaaaatagaaaatatagtctactgatggtgccttgaataccggtttctttcatttaatgttcatgttatggggatatttatataaaggaaatttgtcttttgtgtctgttgaaaattaaagattactgacagagccataagaaaatattgctttatttatctgatcatattgtaatatatttgttaggttttcagtaggttcaattaggttcactagactatatgcgtcatttaaaaaattttcaatgaacattcgaacagtccggccctcgtcttgtagctgatttttttatttggccctccgtccatttgactttgacacccctgctgtataGGTTACATTCTTTCTTGTATAGGCTACATTCTGTCTGGTATAGGCTACGTTCTATCCTGTATAGGTTACATTCTTTCTTgtataggctacattctatctggtataggctacattctatctggtacaggctacattctatccagtataggctacattctatctggtataggctacattctatccagtacaggctacattctatcctgtataggctacattctatccagtacaggctacattctatctggtataggctacattctatccagtacaggctacattctatctGGTATAGGATACAGTCTATCTGgtataggctacattctatccagtacaggctacattctatccTGTATAGGCTACAATCTATCCTgtataggctacattctatccagtataggctacattctatccagtgtaggctacattctatcctgtataggctacattctatccagtgtaggctacattctatccagTGTAGGCTACATTCGATCCACtataggctacattctatccagtataggctacattctatccagtacaggctacattctatccagtataggctacattctatccTGTATATGCTACGTTCTATCCAgtataggctacattctatccagTACAGGCTACATTCTCCCACTATATGCTACATTCTTTCTTGTATAGATTACATTCTATCCTGTATAGTCTACATTCTATCTGgtataggctacattctatctggtataggctacattctatctggtataggctacattctatccTGTATAGGTTACATTCTTTCTTGTATAGGCTACATTCTGTCTGgtataggctacattctatccTGTATAGGTTACATTCTGTCTTgtataggctacattctatctggtataggctacattctatctggtataggctacattctatctGGTACAGGCTACACTCTATCCAgtataggctacattctatctggtataggctacattctatccagTACAGGatacattctatccagtataggctacattctatccagtataggctacattctatccagtataggcTACAATCTATCCAGTATAGGCTAATATCTATCCAGTATAGGCTAAATTCTATCcagtacaggctacattctatccagtataggctacattctatccTGTATAGGTTACATTCTTTCTTGTAGAGGCTACATTCTATCTGgtataggctacattctatctggtacaggctacattctatccagtataggctacattctatctGGTATAGGCTATATTCTATCcagtacaggctacattctatctggtataggctacattctatctGGTGTAGGCTACATTCTATCCTGTATAGGTTACATTCTTTCTTGTATAGGCTACATTCTTTCTTGTATAGGCTACATTCTGTCTGgtataggctacattctatccTGTATAGGTTACATTCTTTCTTGTATAGGCTAGATTCTATCTGgtataggctacattctatctGGTACAGGCTACACTCTATCCAGTATAGGCTACATTATATCTGgtataggctacattctatccagtataggctacattctatacagtataggctacattcGATCCACtataggctacattctatccagtataggctacattctatccagtacaggctacattctatccagtataggctacattctatccagtataggctacattctatccagtataggcTACAATCTATCCAgtataggctacattctatccagtacaggctacattctatccagtataggctacattctatccTGTATAGGTTACATTGTTTCTTgtataggctacattctatccagtataggctacattctatcaggtataggctacattctatccagtataggctacattctatccagtatagaCTACATTCTATCCActacaggctacattctatctggtacaggctacattctatccaGTACAGGCTACATAATATCCAgtataggctacattctatccagtataggctacattctatccagtacaggctacattctatccagtacaggctacattctatccagtataggctacattctatccagtataggctacattctatccagtatatGCTATATTCTATCCAgtataggctacattctatccagtacaggctacattctatccagtataggctacattctatccTGTATAGTTTACATTCTTTCTTgtataggctacattctatctggtataggctacattctatctggtacaggctacattctatccagtataggctacattctatcaggtataggctacattctatccagtataggctacattctatccagtataggctacattctatccactataggctacattctatccagtataggctacattctatccagtacaggctacattctatccagtatatgctacattctatccagtataggctacattctatccagtatatgctacattctatccagtatatgctacattctatccagtataggcTACATTCTATTCAGTATATGCTGCATTCTATCCAGTATATgctacattctatccagtataggctacattctatccagtatatGCTACATTATATCCAGTATATgctacattctatccagtataggctacattctatccagtatatGCTACATTATATCCAGTATATGCTACATTTTATCCAGTATATGCTACATTCTATCcagtacaggctacattctatccagtacaggctacattctatccaGTACAGGCTACATTCTCTCCAGTTTTGACTTCATTCTATTGGGACATTTTGTGACATCAAGGCAAACAACCTGTTCAGATGCAGCCAGGGGCTGTTTACCTACTgtaatggtttgatgaagaagaTAACTCTCCCTCCTTTACCTATACTCCTAGCTAGCTGTACTGTCATGCTTCCTGGAGCTAGCGGTAAGTGGGAGGTAAATGACTCCTATCCTATCCCTTCACTTAGCAGCAGCCGTTAAGAGATAGTGCTTATTGCTACCCTGGATGATTTCCGTATCACATTTTCAaattagtgtgtgtgcgtgcatgtgtgcatgtgtgggtgtgtttgtgtgtgcttatTGCTTGGCTAGATGATTATCATATTAACATTGACATTCATGGTGTGTTTAGATTTTAATCAATATGGAGGATTAGTTAATGTATAAAGGGGGGTTACAGTCAGGGTTTAATCAATGTATAAAGGGAGgttacagtcagggtttagttcATGTATAAATGGGGGgttacagtcagggtttagttcATGTATAAATGGGGGgttacagtcagggtttagttaATGTATAGGGGGgttacagtcagggtttagtttATGTATAAACGGGGGGTTACAGTCAGGGCTTAGTTAATGTATAAGGGGgttacagtcagggtttagttcATGTATAAATGGGGGGTTACATTCAGGGCTTAGTTAATGTATAAGGGGgttacagtcagggtttagttcATGTATAAACGGGGGGTTACAGTCAGGGCTTAGTTAATGTTTAAGGGGGTTACAATCAGGGTTTAATTCATGTATAAATGGGGGGTTACAGTCAGGGCTTAGTTAATGTATAAGGGGgttacagtcagggtttagttcATGTATAAATGGGGGGTTACAGTCAGGGCTTAGTTAATGTATAAGGGGgttacagtcagggtttagttcATGTATAAATGGGGGgttacagtcagggtttagttaATGTATAAACGGGGGGTTACAGTCAGGGCTTAGTTAATGTATAAGGGGgttacagtcagggtttagttcATGTATAAATGGGGGGTTACAGTCAGGGCTTAGTTAATGTATAAGGGGgttacagtcagggtttagttcATGTATAAACGGGGGGTTACAGTCAGGGCTTAGTTAATGTATAAGGGGGTTACAGTCAGGGTTTAATTCATGTATAAATGGGGGGTTACAGTCAGGGCTTAGTTAATGTATAAGGGGgttacagtcagggtttagttcATGTATAAATAGGGGGTTACAGTCAGGGATTAGTTAATGTATAAGGGGGTTACAGTCAGGGATTAGTTAATGTATAAATGGGGTTACAGTCAGGGATTAGTTAATGTATACATGGGGTTACAGTCAGGGCTTAGTTAATGTATAAGGAAGGGTGTTACAGTCAGGGCTTAGTTAATGTATAAGGGTGTTACATTAAGGGATTAGTTCATGTATAAATGGGTGGTTACAGTCAGGGCTTAGTTAATGTATAAGGGGgttacagtcagggtttagttcATGTATAAATGGGGGGTTACAGTCAGGGATTAGTTAATGTATAAGGGGGGTTACAGTCAGGGATTAGTTAATGTATAAATGGGGTTACAGTCAGGGATTAGTTAATGTATAAATGGGGGgttacagtcagggtttagttcATGTATAAATGGGGGGTTTCAGTCAGGGCTTAGTTAATGTATAAATGGGGGGTTACAGTCAGGGATTAGTTAATGAAAATGGGGTTTACAGTCAGGGATTAGTTAATGAAAATGGGGGTTACAGTCAGGGATTAGTTAATGAAAATGGGGTTTACAGTCAGGGATTAGTTAATGTAAAGGGGGGTTACAGTCAGGGCTTAGTTAGTGTATAAATGGGgttacagtcagggtttagttaATGTAAAGGGGGGTTACAGTCAGGGCTTAGTTAGTGTATAAATGGGGTTACAGCCAGGGATTAGTTAATGTATAAGGGTGTTACAGTCAGGGATTAGTTAATGTATAAATGGGGTTACAGTCAGGGATTAGTTAATGGGCAATCCACATCATATCCAGCGCAACACCAGGTTCTACATAAGTGAAAACAGCTTTCTACATTTTGTAGAAACAAATATGAATTTAAAAAGTTCCACCCGATGACATCATCAAAAGtcaaaacattgatttcaaataCTAATATACTGAATCCAAATAtagacacaacatgtaaagtgttggtcctacgTTTCATGAgccgaaataaaagatcccagaaatgttgcaCGAAAAGCTTATTTAccttatatccctgttagtgaacatttctcctttaccaagataatccatccacctgacaggtgtggcatatcaaaagctgacagcatgatcattacataggtgcaccttgtgctgtgtacaataaaaggccactctaaaatgtgcagttttgtcacacaacacaataccacagatttctcaagttttgagggagggtgcaattggcatgctgactgcaggaatgtccaccagagctgttggcagatcattttatgttaatttctctactataagccgcctccaacgttgttctAGAGAATTTGGGAGTATGTCTAactagcctcacaaccgcagacacgtgtatggtgtcatgtgggcgagcggtttgttgatgttaacgttgtgaacaaagtgccaaatggtggtggtgggtttatggaatggacaggcataagctacggacaatgaacacagttgcattttatctatggcaatttaaATGTACAGGGACaccttgacgagatcctgaggctcattgtcgtgctattcatcccccgccatcacctcatgtttcagcatgataatgcacggccccatgtcacaagggatctgtacacaattcctggaagctgaaaatgtccccgtGCCATATGGCCTGTATAATCACAAGACCTGTAATTAATTGaggatgtttgggatgctctggattgatgtgtttGGCAGCTAATATTTAGTAACTTcgcacaaccattgaagaggagtgggacaacattccacaggctacaattaacagcctgatcaactctatgtgaaggagatgtgttgagcTGCACGAGGCAAAGAGGCAGATACTGACTGGTGTTCTGATCCACTACAAGAAACTCATGGCAGCTTTTTAGGAAGATCATTGTTGTTTTGACTTTTAATCAAAACCTTGTTATGTCACAGAGAATAATTTTTTAAAGACGTTTCTTCTTTTTCCTTTTATCCACAGATCATAAAAAACGAACTGTTTTCACGTGTCGACACTGGAATGGAGCTGGAGACGATGAAAATGATGTTGAAAAGTGTCAGAATTGCCCTTTAATGTATAAAGAGGGGTAACAGAGAGgagttagttagtgtataagggggtaacagtgaggagttagttagtgtataagggggttacagtgaggagttagttagtgtataaggggtgttacagtgaggacttagttagtgtataagggggttacagtgaggagttagttagtgtataaggggtgttacagtgaggacttagttagtgtataagggggttacagtgaggagttagttagtgtataaggggtattacagtgaggacttagtgtataaggggtgttacaatgaggacttagttagtgtataaggggtgttacagtgaggacttagttagtgtataagggggtaACAGTGAGGAcgtagttagtgtataaggggtgttacagtgaggagttagttagtgtataaggggtgttacagtgaggagttagttagtgtataagggggttacagtgaggagttagttagtgtataagggggttacagtgaggacttagttagtgtataagggggttacagtgaggacttagttagtgtataaggtggttaacagtgaggacttagttagtgtataagggggttacagtgatgacttagtgtataaggggtgttacaatgaggacttagttagtttataaggggtgttacagtgaggacttagttagtgtataaggggggttacagtgaggacttagttagtgtataaggggatTACAGTGatgacttagttagtgtataaggggtgttacagtgaggacttagtgtataaggggtgttacaatgaggacttagttagtgtataagggggttacagtgaggagttagttagtgtataaggggtgttacAATGAGGACTTAGTGTataagggggttacagtgaggacttagttagtgtataagggggttacagtgaggacttagttagtgtataagggggttacagtgaggacttagttagtgtataaggggtgttacagtgaggacttagttagtgtataagggggtaacagtgaggagttagttagtgtataaggggtgttacagtgaggacttagttagtgtataaggtgGTAACAGTGAGgagttagttagtgtataagggggtaacagtgaggacttagttagtgtataaggggtgttacagtgaggacttagttagtgtataaggggtgttacagtgaggacttagttagtgtataaaggggttacagtgaggagttagttagtgtataaggggggttacagtgaggagttagttagtgtataagggggtaacagtgaggacttagttaatgtataaggggtgttacagtgaggacttagttagtgtatatgggggttacagtgaggacttagttagtgtataagggggttacagtgaggacttagttagtgtataaggggtgttacagtgaggacttagttagtgtataaggggtgttacagtgaggacttagttagtgtataaggggtgttacAATGAGGACTTAGTTATTGTataagggggttacagtgaggagttagttagtgtataaggggtgttacaatgaggacttagttagtgtataaggggtgttacagtgaggacttagtgtataaggggtgttacagtgaggagttagttagtgtataagggggtaacagtgaggagttagttagtgtataagggggtaacagtgaggagttagttagtgtataaggtgGTTACAatgaggacttagttagtgtataagggatgttacagtgaggacttagttagtgtataaggggtgttacagggaggacttagttagtgtataagggggtaACAGTGAgaacttagttagtgtataaggggtgttacagtgaggacttagttagtgtataagggggttacagtgaggacttagttagtgtataagggggttacagtgaggacttagttagtgtataaggggtgttacagtgaggacttagttagtgtataaggggtgttacagtgaggacttagttagtgtataagggggttacagtgaggacttagttagtgtataagggggttacagtgaggacttagttagtgtataaggggtgttacagtgaggacttagttagtgtataagggggtaacagtgaggagttagttagtgtataagggggttacaatgaggacttagttagtgtataagggatgttacagtgaggacttagttagtgtataaggggtgttacagggaggacttagttagtgtataagggggtaacagtgaggacttagttagtgtataaggggtgttacagtgaggacttagttagtgtataagggggttacagtgaggacttagttagtgtataagggggttacagtgaggacttagttagtgtataaggggtgttacagtgaggacttagttagtgtatatgggggttacagtgaggacttagttagtgtataaggggtgttacagtgaggacttagttagtgtataaggggtgtaacagtgaggacttagttagtgtatatgggggttacagtgaggacttagttagtgtataagggggttacagtgaggacttagttagtgtatatgggggttacagtgaggacttagttagtgtataaggggtgttacagtgaggacttagttagtgtataaggggtgtaacagtgaggacttagttagtgtatatgggggttacagtgaggacttagttagtgtataagggggttacagtgaggacttagttagtgtataaggggtgttacagtgaggacttagttagtgtataaggggattacagtgaggacttagttagtgtataaggggtgttacagtgaggacttagtgtataaggggtgttacagtgaggacttagttagtgtataaggggtgttacagtgaggacttagttagtgtataagggggtaacagtgaggagttagttagtgtataagggggttacaatgaggacttagttagtgtataagggatgttacagtgaggacttagttagtgtataggGGGTGTTACAGGGAGGACTTAGTTGGTGTATAAGGGGGTaacagtgaggacttagttagtgtataaggggtgttacagtgaggacttagttagtgtataaggggtgttacagtgaggacttagttagtgtataagggggtaacagtgaggagttagttagtgtataagggggttacaatgaggacttagttagtgtataagggatgttacagtgaggacttagttagtgtataggGGGTGTTACAGGGAGGACTTAGTTGGTGTATAAGGGGGTaacagtgaggacttagttagtgtataaggggtgttacagtgaggacttagttagtgtataagggggttacagtgaggacttagttagtgtataaggggtgttacagtgaggacttagttagtgtataatggggttacagtgaggacttagttagtgtataaggggtgttacagtgaggacttagttagtgtataaggggatTACAGTgtggacttagttagtgtataaggggtgttacagtgaggacttagttagtgtataaggggtgttacagtgaggacttagttagtgtataaggggtgttacagtgaggacttagttagtgtataagggggttacagtgaggacttagttagtgtataaggggtgttacagtgaggacttagttattgtataaggggtgttacagtgaggacttagttagtgtataaggggtgttacagtgaggacttagttagtgtataagggggttacagtgaggacttagttagtgtataacgggtgttacagtgaggacttagttagtgtataaggggtgttacagtgaggacttagtta is a window from the Oncorhynchus clarkii lewisi isolate Uvic-CL-2024 chromosome 14, UVic_Ocla_1.0, whole genome shotgun sequence genome containing:
- the LOC139365776 gene encoding dynein heavy chain-like, whose translation is MTGRNSYFFTQNSYRLHSIQYRLHSIQYRLHSIQYRLQSIQYRLHSIQYRLHSIQYRLHSILYRLHCFLYRLHSIQYRLHSIRYRLHSIQYRLHSIQYRLHSIHYRLHSIWYRLHSIQYRLHNIQYRLHSIQYRLHSIQYRLHSIQYRLHSIQYRLHSIQYRLHSIQYMLYSIQYRLHSIQYRLHSIQYRLHSILYSLHSFLYRLHSIWYRLHSIWYRLHSIQYRLHSIRYRLHSIQYRLHSIQYRLHSIHYRLHSIQYRLHSIQYRLHSIQYMLHSIQYRLHSIQYMLHSIQYMLHSIQYRLHSIQYMLHSIQYMLHSIQYRLHSIQYMLHYIQYMLHSIQYRLHSIQYMLHYIQYMLHFIQYMLHSIQYRLHSIQYRLHSIQYRLHSLQF